In Methylacidiphilum infernorum V4, a single window of DNA contains:
- a CDS encoding efflux RND transporter permease subunit, translating to MINRIILWSGKNPFLVFILVFFGIILGIYSILHVPLDAIPDLSDVQVIVYTEWPGRSPTLVEDQITFPISTRFISAPKVKYVRGESMFGKSFVYVIFEDGTDLYWARSRVLEYLNTVRANLPPNVVPTLGPDATGVGWVYEYVLVDTSGRHTLSELRSFQDWTLRYGLASVHGVSEIASFGGYVRQYQVNIDPNKLLAYGVRFDEVVQAIQKSNQDVGGKSIEVSTVEFYIRGKGYFRNLQDIGSVVVKRDRRGIPVLVSQLGNLTIGGDLRFGVTDFNGLGEVVGGVVVMRYGENALQVINGIKKKIQSLEPSFPKGVKLIPVYDRSELINRSIDTLKKKLVEECLIVSVVCVIFLWHIRSSFVPIIMLPTAVVLAFIPFSSFHLTANIMSLGGIAIAIGAMVDAAIVMVENAHRSLEEYKVLTGSEPSGPTRKEILLEASRNVGRPLFFSLLVITVSFLPIFALEAQEGRLFKPLAFTKTFSMFFATLLSVTLVPPLMIGFVRGKIIPEQKNPVNRLLFFLYTPLLELALKHRLVVIALALVILGSTYYPLSKLGAEFMPPLNEGTILYMPTAVPGISISEASRFLNLQDRYLMTFPEVEMVFGKSGQADTATDPAPLSMTETVISLKPKEKWRKGMDWDKLIAEMNKKLHFPGVANVFWMPIQTRIQMLTTGFRSVLGIKIFGKDFEQLNKLGEQIERVLLEMPETRSAYAERIEGGNYIDIVPRREKLARYGLTVEDVNQIIEGAIGGNTVTTTVEGRERYPVSVRYNRDFRKDLSSLSQVLVPLPPQPPLPKQMAAEGMPPVAIASSQVPLGDIADIRFNQGPPLVRSENAQLVNFVFVDTAEKDLVGYIKKAGQKLAMQVFFPPGYYIEWAGSYEYFLRAKAKFSVLIPLTLFIIFILIFINTGSLKRTLIVLLAFPFSLVGAFWFLYILGYNLSVAVAVGLIALAGIDAETGVVMLLYLDHALREAKQQGKMNTMDDLFKAVKEGAAGRIRPKVMTVCAILFGLLPILWSQETGADVMKRIAAPMVGGVITSALLELIIYPVIYIYLERKSVLSAQKPSGRRLLKAVDE from the coding sequence ATGATCAACCGAATTATTCTTTGGAGCGGAAAAAATCCCTTCCTTGTGTTTATTTTGGTTTTTTTTGGGATTATTCTTGGCATCTATTCGATTTTGCACGTTCCCCTGGATGCGATTCCCGATCTTTCCGACGTTCAAGTCATCGTCTATACGGAATGGCCGGGGAGAAGCCCTACGCTTGTCGAGGATCAGATCACTTTTCCCATTTCGACCCGTTTTATTTCCGCCCCAAAAGTCAAGTATGTGAGGGGGGAGTCGATGTTTGGCAAATCTTTTGTCTACGTGATCTTTGAAGATGGCACCGATCTTTATTGGGCGAGAAGCCGAGTCCTGGAATATTTGAACACGGTGCGGGCCAATCTCCCACCCAACGTTGTGCCTACCTTGGGACCGGATGCAACGGGAGTAGGATGGGTTTATGAATACGTGTTGGTCGATACTTCCGGGAGGCATACCCTGTCTGAATTGCGCTCTTTTCAGGATTGGACTTTACGCTACGGCCTTGCTTCGGTGCATGGGGTTTCAGAGATAGCCAGTTTTGGGGGTTATGTGAGACAATACCAGGTGAATATCGATCCTAACAAGCTTTTAGCCTATGGGGTCCGCTTTGATGAGGTTGTCCAGGCGATACAAAAGAGCAACCAAGATGTTGGGGGCAAAAGCATCGAGGTATCAACGGTTGAATTTTACATAAGGGGAAAAGGCTATTTTAGAAACCTCCAGGACATCGGCAGTGTCGTTGTAAAGAGAGACAGGAGGGGAATTCCGGTCCTTGTCAGTCAACTGGGGAATTTGACTATAGGAGGAGACCTTCGCTTTGGAGTAACCGATTTCAATGGCCTTGGGGAAGTGGTAGGGGGTGTTGTCGTGATGAGGTATGGAGAAAATGCTTTGCAGGTAATCAATGGAATAAAAAAGAAAATACAAAGCCTCGAACCCTCTTTTCCCAAAGGAGTTAAACTGATCCCGGTTTACGACCGCTCTGAGCTGATCAATAGATCGATTGATACCCTTAAAAAAAAGCTTGTTGAAGAATGTCTTATTGTCAGTGTTGTCTGTGTTATTTTTCTCTGGCATATCCGCAGCTCTTTTGTGCCTATCATCATGCTGCCGACCGCCGTGGTCTTAGCGTTTATTCCCTTCTCCAGTTTTCATTTAACGGCCAATATCATGTCGCTTGGGGGTATAGCCATAGCGATAGGGGCGATGGTTGACGCCGCTATTGTTATGGTTGAAAATGCCCACCGATCGCTTGAGGAATATAAAGTTCTTACAGGTTCTGAGCCTAGTGGCCCTACCCGGAAGGAGATTTTGCTTGAAGCTTCAAGAAACGTGGGCCGGCCCCTGTTTTTTTCTCTTCTTGTCATCACCGTTTCTTTTCTCCCCATTTTCGCCTTGGAAGCCCAGGAAGGAAGGCTCTTTAAGCCTCTTGCCTTTACCAAGACCTTTTCCATGTTTTTTGCTACCCTGCTTTCGGTTACTCTCGTACCCCCTCTTATGATCGGTTTTGTAAGAGGGAAAATCATCCCCGAACAAAAAAACCCGGTGAACCGTCTTCTTTTCTTTCTCTATACGCCCCTGCTCGAACTAGCTCTCAAACACCGGCTGGTGGTGATTGCCTTGGCTTTGGTTATACTCGGATCCACCTATTATCCTTTGTCCAAGTTGGGAGCGGAGTTCATGCCTCCCCTCAATGAAGGAACGATCCTTTATATGCCCACGGCCGTGCCTGGAATAAGTATTTCTGAAGCATCCCGGTTTCTCAATCTCCAGGATCGCTATCTAATGACTTTTCCGGAAGTAGAAATGGTTTTTGGAAAATCGGGACAGGCGGATACGGCAACCGATCCGGCTCCCCTGTCTATGACCGAAACGGTGATCAGCTTGAAACCTAAAGAGAAGTGGAGAAAGGGAATGGATTGGGATAAGCTGATCGCAGAAATGAATAAAAAGCTGCATTTTCCGGGAGTGGCTAACGTGTTTTGGATGCCTATCCAAACGAGGATCCAGATGCTTACAACGGGTTTTCGATCCGTGTTGGGAATCAAGATCTTTGGGAAGGATTTTGAACAGTTGAACAAACTGGGAGAACAGATAGAAAGAGTCCTCCTGGAGATGCCTGAAACCCGGAGCGCTTATGCCGAAAGAATTGAAGGAGGCAATTATATCGATATCGTTCCAAGGAGAGAGAAGCTGGCTCGCTATGGTTTGACTGTCGAAGACGTCAATCAAATTATCGAAGGAGCCATTGGGGGGAACACGGTTACGACGACGGTCGAAGGAAGAGAGCGTTACCCCGTCAGCGTGAGGTATAATAGGGATTTTAGGAAAGACCTGAGTAGCCTTTCTCAGGTTCTCGTCCCCCTGCCTCCACAACCCCCTTTACCCAAGCAGATGGCGGCAGAGGGTATGCCCCCGGTAGCGATTGCTTCTTCGCAAGTTCCCCTGGGAGACATAGCCGATATTCGTTTTAACCAAGGACCTCCGCTTGTCCGAAGTGAAAATGCTCAATTGGTCAATTTCGTGTTCGTGGATACGGCAGAAAAAGACCTTGTCGGCTACATCAAGAAAGCGGGGCAAAAGTTAGCGATGCAAGTCTTTTTCCCTCCCGGCTATTATATTGAATGGGCCGGCTCTTATGAATATTTCTTGCGGGCGAAGGCCAAATTTTCCGTTCTGATTCCTTTAACTTTGTTTATCATCTTTATTTTAATTTTTATTAATACCGGCTCTTTGAAACGGACGCTCATTGTACTGCTGGCGTTCCCTTTTTCCCTGGTGGGAGCCTTTTGGTTTCTTTACATTTTGGGCTATAACTTGAGTGTGGCCGTTGCGGTTGGTCTGATCGCTCTGGCGGGTATCGATGCTGAAACCGGTGTCGTCATGCTCCTTTATCTTGATCATGCTCTTAGGGAAGCAAAGCAACAGGGAAAGATGAACACGATGGACGATCTTTTCAAGGCGGTGAAAGAAGGAGCGGCCGGAAGGATAAGGCCAAAGGTGATGACCGTCTGCGCCATCCTTTTTGGTCTTTTGCCCATATTATGGAGCCAAGAAACGGGAGCGGACGTCATGAAAAGAATAGCCGCTCCCATGGTCGGAGGCGTTATAACCTCGGCCCTGTTGGAGCTGATCATCTATCCGGTAATCTATATTTACCTTGAAAGAAAG
- a CDS encoding NfeD family protein, which produces MFQEAYPKEVQGMRLGMRKIAAIFLSFFSFCSPLFLNAGAIKGEGKIVYVLPIRDEIEQSMVYFVRRAVNEAMKNGAQGLILDIDTPGGLANSMEKIIRELERFPLQENTYAFIDHKAYSAGAFIAACCRHIYMAPGSVIGAATPVVFSPQGGVQNLPESYERKMLSAYQGLIRAIADRHGHNPAVFNAMVDKDSGLNIDGVEILPKGKILTLTDSEACKKYGHPPRPLLAEGIAQNLEELAQKGLGVSQPKLVVVKPTGFEKIGRMMTLLGPIFLTLGLIFGYLELQTGGVVLGLLSLFFFSLYFLGHYLAGLSGYEPFLLFLLGLSLVLFEFLVFPGLIIPTLIGFLVILAALLSSAVEKMPSESLVSWLSRAKEAAFSLVLALGLSLLLIFMLSRLIPAKAPVSEVSKEGREQPRDLAIGMRGQALTVLRPSGLGKFQDKIVDVVTPGQFVSAGTPIQIVQIEGIRIVVEPIKKKV; this is translated from the coding sequence ATGTTCCAAGAAGCCTACCCAAAAGAGGTTCAAGGGATGAGGTTGGGCATGAGAAAGATCGCTGCAATCTTCTTGTCGTTCTTTTCCTTTTGTTCTCCTTTATTTCTCAACGCCGGAGCGATAAAAGGGGAGGGCAAGATCGTGTATGTCTTACCCATAAGGGATGAAATTGAACAATCGATGGTTTACTTCGTCAGGAGAGCTGTTAATGAGGCGATGAAGAATGGAGCCCAGGGATTGATTTTGGACATCGACACCCCGGGGGGGTTGGCGAACTCCATGGAAAAAATAATTCGGGAGCTCGAACGGTTCCCCCTCCAAGAGAATACCTATGCGTTTATAGATCATAAAGCGTATTCGGCAGGCGCTTTTATTGCCGCTTGTTGCCGGCACATCTACATGGCGCCTGGTTCAGTTATCGGTGCAGCAACCCCTGTAGTATTTTCTCCTCAAGGGGGAGTCCAAAATCTACCGGAAAGCTATGAAAGAAAAATGCTTTCTGCTTACCAAGGGTTGATTCGTGCTATTGCCGACAGGCACGGTCATAATCCCGCCGTTTTCAATGCCATGGTAGACAAGGATAGCGGTCTTAACATTGATGGAGTTGAAATCCTGCCCAAGGGAAAAATTTTAACTTTAACCGACTCTGAAGCCTGTAAAAAGTATGGGCATCCTCCAAGACCCCTCTTGGCAGAGGGGATTGCTCAAAACCTGGAAGAACTGGCTCAAAAGGGATTAGGCGTATCTCAGCCGAAACTGGTTGTTGTGAAACCCACCGGTTTCGAAAAAATAGGCCGGATGATGACCTTGCTTGGACCTATTTTTTTAACCCTTGGGTTAATCTTTGGTTACTTGGAATTACAAACCGGGGGTGTGGTGCTAGGCTTGCTTAGCCTGTTTTTTTTCTCCCTTTATTTTTTAGGTCACTACCTGGCCGGATTAAGTGGTTATGAACCCTTTCTTCTCTTTCTTTTGGGATTATCTCTCGTTCTCTTTGAATTTCTTGTTTTTCCGGGGCTGATCATTCCTACCTTGATCGGCTTCCTGGTTATCCTTGCCGCCTTGCTTTCCTCTGCCGTTGAAAAGATGCCCTCTGAAAGCCTTGTAAGCTGGCTTTCTCGAGCAAAAGAAGCCGCTTTTTCCCTGGTTTTAGCTTTAGGTCTTTCCCTTTTACTCATTTTTATGCTCTCTAGGCTTATTCCTGCCAAAGCCCCGGTGAGCGAGGTATCTAAAGAGGGGAGGGAGCAGCCAAGGGATCTGGCCATAGGCATGAGGGGGCAAGCGCTGACCGTCCTCAGGCCAAGCGGCTTGGGGAAGTTCCAGGATAAAATCGTTGATGTAGTCACCCCAGGCCAGTTTGTTTCTGCAGGGACCCCGATCCAGATCGTCCAGATCGAGGGCATACGGATCGTGGTCGAACCCATAAAAAAGAAAGTTTAG
- the floA gene encoding flotillin-like protein FloA (flotillin-like protein involved in membrane lipid rafts): MSMIGWILIGILLVVLLIVAAILFNFIGLWIKAMITGAAVSILNLVAMRLRGIPPSLIVNTRITAVRSGLSISTAQLESHFLAGGNIEHVVRALVAADRAGIPLTFNRACAIDLATIGTGKSVYEAVRTSVNPKVIDCPFQAGGPTYIAGVAKDGITVKVKARVTVRTNLERFVGGATEETIVARVGEGIVTTIGMANTYKEVLEHPDRISKIVLQKGLDSGTAFEILSIDIAEVIIGDNVGAKLQAEQAEADKRVAQAKAEVRRAAAVALEQEMKARVEEMKAKVVEAESQIPMAIAEAFKKGYLGVMDYYRLRNIQADTQMRTSIATEGSSSAGLP, translated from the coding sequence ATGAGCATGATCGGTTGGATTTTGATCGGCATTTTACTTGTAGTTTTGCTTATTGTTGCCGCCATCCTCTTTAATTTCATCGGTCTTTGGATTAAGGCGATGATTACAGGAGCAGCAGTCAGCATCCTTAATCTTGTGGCCATGAGACTTAGAGGGATACCCCCTTCCTTGATCGTCAACACAAGAATTACCGCGGTCCGGTCCGGTCTTTCCATATCAACGGCACAACTCGAGTCCCATTTTTTAGCCGGAGGGAATATCGAGCATGTCGTTAGGGCTTTGGTGGCTGCGGATCGGGCAGGCATTCCCCTTACTTTTAATCGGGCATGCGCTATCGACCTGGCAACGATAGGAACCGGCAAAAGCGTGTATGAAGCTGTTCGAACGAGCGTAAATCCTAAAGTAATTGATTGTCCTTTTCAGGCAGGAGGCCCTACCTACATAGCCGGAGTAGCCAAGGATGGAATAACCGTCAAGGTTAAGGCACGGGTTACGGTAAGGACGAACTTGGAAAGGTTTGTTGGGGGAGCGACCGAAGAGACGATTGTGGCTCGGGTTGGAGAAGGGATAGTGACGACTATCGGAATGGCCAATACCTACAAGGAGGTGTTGGAACATCCGGATCGAATATCGAAAATCGTTCTCCAGAAAGGGTTGGATTCAGGGACGGCTTTCGAGATTTTATCCATAGATATTGCCGAGGTGATTATAGGGGATAATGTTGGGGCGAAACTCCAGGCTGAACAGGCTGAAGCGGATAAAAGGGTAGCCCAAGCCAAAGCCGAAGTGAGAAGGGCTGCTGCCGTGGCTTTGGAACAGGAAATGAAAGCAAGAGTCGAAGAGATGAAAGCTAAGGTGGTGGAAGCCGAATCCCAAATCCCGATGGCTATTGCTGAAGCCTTTAAAAAGGGATATCTTGGGGTCATGGATTATTACCGGTTGCGCAACATCCAGGCCGATACGCAAATGAGGACGAGCATTGCAACTGAAGGCTCTTCTTCTGCGGGTCTTCCTTGA
- a CDS encoding efflux RND transporter periplasmic adaptor subunit — protein sequence MKGTKHFLELFLYFFLFLFSFLSVVRSEERKGDILYYTCTMHPSVKSKTPGKCPICSMDLVPVHSSNVETHATEMVQKEVAESTSFFIPPERLQAIGIRTEEVAIRPLKLDIKAPAIVSINESQVYDINVKAGNGYVLKLYANYVGKHFSKGEVLATILSQDWVQAQMDYIRAYRAWRRSLLVKKDNPILLDQQFYHVRARLRVWDLDDEQIKELEKYAWSMSVNDVRTAKGIRGTFELRSPVDGHVHEKNVYEGMYFTAGQSLLRIVDLRTVWILAELPEDQAKYVAIGLPCQIRFPALPEKIYEAKIDFIQPHFEEETRRLQLRVVLPNPQHRIHPGMYADFNTLIDFGKRLAVSEDAVIPTGENFVVFIDHGGGHLEPRFVDIGEKIDGYYIVRGGLREGDRVVSGANFLIDAEARVQGALKIWTREKSLSPGGSTTQPGKKGQEPYPMDHGPMHHGHMHGMPGME from the coding sequence ATGAAAGGAACAAAGCATTTCCTGGAGCTCTTCCTTTATTTTTTTCTCTTTCTTTTTTCTTTTCTTAGCGTTGTTCGGTCCGAAGAAAGAAAGGGGGATATCCTCTATTATACCTGTACCATGCATCCCAGTGTGAAATCGAAAACTCCCGGCAAATGCCCTATCTGCTCGATGGATCTTGTTCCCGTCCATTCGAGCAATGTTGAAACTCATGCCACGGAAATGGTCCAAAAAGAAGTTGCGGAAAGCACTTCCTTTTTTATTCCTCCCGAGAGGCTCCAAGCCATTGGGATAAGGACCGAAGAGGTAGCGATTCGGCCTTTAAAATTAGATATCAAGGCCCCAGCGATCGTTTCCATCAACGAATCTCAAGTTTACGACATCAACGTCAAGGCGGGCAACGGCTATGTCCTCAAATTATATGCCAATTACGTGGGTAAACATTTTTCGAAAGGAGAAGTTCTAGCGACTATCCTGAGCCAGGATTGGGTTCAAGCCCAGATGGATTATATTAGGGCTTACAGGGCTTGGCGAAGAAGCTTGTTGGTCAAAAAAGATAATCCCATTCTGCTAGACCAGCAATTTTATCACGTGCGGGCGAGGTTGCGGGTGTGGGACCTGGACGATGAGCAGATCAAGGAACTGGAAAAATATGCTTGGTCGATGTCTGTCAATGACGTACGGACGGCAAAAGGGATTCGAGGCACTTTTGAGCTGCGATCTCCCGTGGATGGTCATGTGCACGAAAAAAACGTTTATGAAGGGATGTATTTTACGGCGGGTCAATCTTTGCTTAGGATCGTGGATCTTCGAACGGTCTGGATTTTAGCTGAATTGCCTGAAGACCAAGCCAAGTATGTAGCTATCGGCCTTCCTTGTCAAATCCGTTTCCCGGCCCTGCCTGAAAAGATCTACGAAGCCAAGATCGATTTTATTCAACCTCACTTTGAAGAAGAGACGAGGAGGTTGCAGCTCAGGGTCGTTTTGCCTAATCCCCAGCATAGGATTCATCCGGGGATGTATGCCGATTTTAATACGCTAATCGATTTTGGCAAGAGACTTGCCGTGAGTGAAGATGCCGTCATCCCCACCGGAGAAAACTTCGTTGTGTTCATCGATCATGGAGGGGGACATCTAGAGCCGAGATTTGTGGATATTGGAGAAAAAATAGATGGGTATTACATCGTGCGCGGAGGGTTGAGAGAAGGGGACCGCGTGGTCAGTGGAGCGAATTTTTTAATCGATGCTGAAGCCCGGGTGCAAGGAGCGCTTAAAATTTGGACACGGGAAAAGAGCCTTTCCCCTGGAGGTTCAACAACCCAGCCTGGGAAAAAAGGGCAGGAGCCTTACCCGATGGACCATGGTCCCATGCACCATGGTCATATGCATGGGATGCCGGGCATGGAATGA
- a CDS encoding NfeD family protein: MKTLLCILIFSGSSVLFIELLFPSYIMAFLGSLLLVGALALGFIFYGPGGAVVVIGAELLVLLVALGIGIKIFPRTRLKKKMQLEETNREQTAFDINRLVGKEGRCESPCKPEGFVRVMSKRLEAVSETGYIEEGLRIKVVGTKEGKAIVRAIRNG, translated from the coding sequence ATGAAAACCCTCCTATGTATTTTAATTTTTTCGGGAAGTTCCGTCCTTTTTATTGAATTACTTTTTCCTAGTTACATCATGGCATTTTTAGGGTCATTGCTTCTGGTAGGAGCATTGGCCTTGGGTTTTATCTTTTATGGGCCTGGAGGGGCTGTTGTCGTGATAGGGGCTGAACTTCTTGTATTGTTAGTGGCTTTAGGGATAGGAATCAAAATTTTTCCTCGAACCCGGCTCAAGAAGAAAATGCAGCTTGAGGAAACGAATAGAGAGCAAACAGCTTTCGACATAAACCGGTTGGTGGGAAAGGAAGGGAGGTGCGAATCTCCGTGTAAGCCTGAAGGTTTTGTCAGGGTAATGTCGAAAAGGTTGGAGGCGGTATCGGAAACAGGATATATTGAGGAGGGCTTAAGGATAAAAGTCGTGGGAACAAAGGAAGGTAAAGCGATAGTCAGAGCTATAAGAAACGGTTGA